In Nostoc sp. CENA543, a single genomic region encodes these proteins:
- a CDS encoding integrase, producing MNRTQEAFADFQQTAITDGGYLGRMQAVTNQENHLAEKLEIELKAVNARLKAARVNVSIRKSGKALQLRTTLPIKPGDIDKNSIGTKQYDISLGIPFNFDGLNTAEEEAHELGRLIARKQFQWNDKYLGKTRKKTTAKTIGDLITDFENNYFQTRKRTLRSENTFNSYRYIAQTHLPKDKLANNANFIEAVNCCNSSDSVKNELIKVIRVLCKCYGLEVPELSNLKIKPSSTRKRDIPTDAEIEQEYLKFETYAINRPSKLLTREDRNNWQLWRWVYGMLATYGLRPREIFLNPDLDWWLSPDNTMNTWRVNEECKTGEREALPLYPRWVETFNLKTDIEAIELLKAKIQNKVSTQQINSARHGTDRWFRFVGITFQPYDLRHAWAIRAHLMGIPIKAAADNLGHSVNMHTSIYQKWFSLENRKVAIEEAIKKKSKVQELQDMVIELQQENEKLRLENERLRLQTKNPELMQKIN from the coding sequence ATGAACAGAACACAGGAAGCATTTGCCGATTTTCAACAAACAGCCATCACTGATGGAGGATATTTAGGCAGAATGCAAGCAGTCACAAATCAAGAAAATCACCTAGCGGAAAAATTGGAAATCGAGTTAAAGGCGGTAAATGCTAGACTAAAAGCTGCTAGGGTGAATGTTTCCATCAGAAAATCTGGTAAAGCACTACAACTGAGAACTACCCTACCCATTAAACCAGGAGATATTGATAAAAACAGTATAGGAACAAAGCAATACGACATTTCCTTGGGTATCCCATTTAATTTTGATGGGTTAAATACTGCTGAAGAAGAAGCCCATGAGTTAGGAAGGCTAATAGCAAGAAAACAATTTCAATGGAATGATAAATACTTAGGCAAGACTCGTAAGAAAACTACAGCAAAAACAATTGGTGATTTGATTACAGATTTCGAGAACAATTATTTCCAAACTCGAAAACGTACTTTGAGAAGTGAAAATACATTTAATAGTTATCGTTATATTGCTCAAACACATTTGCCCAAGGATAAACTAGCAAACAATGCCAATTTTATTGAAGCTGTAAACTGTTGTAATTCATCAGATAGTGTCAAAAATGAGTTAATTAAAGTTATTAGGGTGTTGTGTAAGTGTTATGGTTTAGAAGTTCCAGAATTAAGTAATCTGAAAATAAAACCTAGTTCTACCCGCAAGCGTGATATACCGACTGATGCAGAAATAGAACAGGAATATCTCAAGTTTGAGACTTATGCTATTAATCGTCCCAGTAAGTTGCTGACAAGGGAAGATAGAAATAATTGGCAGTTGTGGCGTTGGGTATATGGAATGTTAGCAACCTATGGATTAAGACCTAGAGAAATTTTTCTCAATCCTGATTTAGATTGGTGGTTATCACCAGATAATACGATGAATACTTGGCGTGTGAATGAAGAATGTAAAACAGGTGAAAGGGAAGCTTTGCCTTTATATCCCCGTTGGGTAGAAACTTTTAACTTAAAAACGGATATAGAAGCAATTGAGTTATTGAAAGCAAAAATCCAAAATAAAGTTTCTACTCAACAGATTAATTCAGCGCGACATGGTACAGACCGATGGTTTAGATTTGTCGGTATTACTTTTCAACCCTATGATTTACGTCATGCTTGGGCGATTCGAGCGCATTTAATGGGAATACCAATTAAGGCTGCTGCTGATAATTTGGGTCATTCGGTGAATATGCACACATCAATTTATCAAAAATGGTTTAGTTTAGAAAATCGCAAGGTTGCCATTGAAGAAGCAATTAAGAAAAAGTCTAAGGTGCAAGAATTACAAGATATGGTGATTGAGCTTCAGCAAGAAAATGAGAAGTTGAGGTTAGAAAATGAGAGGTTGCGCTTACAGACAAAAAATCCAGAGTTAATGCAGAAAATAAATTAA
- the nifS gene encoding cysteine desulfurase NifS, with amino-acid sequence MSVIYLDNNATTKVDPAVVEAIMPYLTEYYGNPSSMHTFGGQLAKAVRTAREQVAALLGADESEIVFTSCGTEGDNAAIRAALLAQPEKRHIITTQVEHPAVLNVCKQLETQGYSVTYLSVNRQGQLDLDELEASLTGNTALVTIMYANNETGTVFPIEQIGMRVKDKGAIFHVDAVQAVGKIPLNMKTSTIDMLTMSGHKIHAPKGIGALYVRRGVRFRPLLLGGHQERGRRAGTENVPGIIGLGKAAELEMLHLEEATKREKRLRDRLEQTLLAKIPECEVNGDITQRLPNTTNIGFKYIEGEAILLLLNKYGICASSGSACTSGSLEPSHVLRAMGLPYTTLHGSIRFSLCRYTTEAEIDRVIEVMPEIVERLRALSPFKNDEAGWLQAQEQTLAHR; translated from the coding sequence ATGAGTGTTATTTATTTGGATAATAATGCTACCACTAAGGTAGACCCAGCAGTTGTAGAGGCTATCATGCCCTACTTGACCGAATATTACGGTAATCCATCTAGTATGCACACCTTCGGCGGGCAACTGGCCAAGGCTGTGAGAACAGCGAGAGAACAAGTTGCAGCCCTATTGGGTGCTGATGAATCGGAAATTGTCTTTACAAGTTGTGGAACTGAAGGTGATAATGCTGCTATTCGCGCCGCCTTATTAGCCCAACCCGAAAAACGCCACATCATCACCACCCAAGTTGAACACCCCGCAGTCCTCAATGTCTGCAAACAATTAGAAACCCAAGGCTATAGTGTTACATATCTGTCTGTAAATCGTCAGGGGCAATTGGATCTAGATGAACTAGAAGCCTCGTTGACAGGTAACACCGCCCTGGTGACGATTATGTATGCCAACAACGAAACCGGAACTGTATTCCCCATTGAGCAGATTGGGATGCGGGTGAAGGACAAGGGCGCGATTTTCCATGTAGACGCAGTGCAAGCAGTAGGTAAGATACCTCTGAATATGAAGACCAGCACCATAGATATGTTAACTATGTCTGGTCATAAAATTCACGCTCCTAAAGGTATTGGTGCATTATATGTGCGCCGTGGCGTGAGATTCCGTCCCTTGCTGCTTGGTGGACACCAAGAAAGAGGCCGACGCGCAGGGACAGAGAACGTACCAGGAATTATCGGCTTAGGGAAAGCAGCAGAGTTAGAAATGCTGCATTTAGAAGAAGCGACTAAGAGAGAAAAACGGCTGCGCGATCGCCTCGAACAAACCTTACTCGCTAAGATTCCTGAGTGTGAAGTTAATGGTGACATTACGCAGAGATTGCCTAACACCACTAACATCGGATTTAAATACATTGAAGGCGAAGCAATCCTGCTCTTATTAAATAAATATGGCATCTGTGCCTCATCTGGTTCGGCTTGTACCTCTGGGTCGCTGGAACCGTCCCACGTCCTCCGGGCAATGGGTTTACCATACACCACCCTCCACGGTTCGATTCGCTTTAGTCTTTGCCGCTACACTACGGAAGCTGAAATCGATCGCGTCATCGAAGTCATGCCCGAAATTGTCGAACGCCTCCGCGCTCTCTCGCCCTTCAAAAATGACGAAGCGGGTTGGCTGCAAGCACAAGAACAAACATTGGCTCATAGGTAA
- a CDS encoding lipopolysaccharide assembly protein LapB, with amino-acid sequence MQPDQEVTVLRREGRLEEAYSRGYELLQEYPEDTRLRNSIGWVLYEKIKNIVNLANQSQAAVSERQTKDIRQILGEYYRFNLSRPDLLFSRLLDQTLRFPKDLEFLPKFMKWAGMDSFRPEDFRTGRQNDRVFEPLVEKAARKIAKIVQNLTEDSDLQEFAILLIDKALLEAEVQKPEWLHYNKALLLKQLGRLEEAKALLLSFIQVKRNEFWAWRALGKVVESSDTSLALALYAKACLTCNDLNFGVGVFEDLSRLAAHQGEISLAKWAADQAFTARNQNQWKIPQSLRELLEADWYLQTKDIISAKEFLVNLAADAEKVIWVNCPRYSANFLGIFTTQSGKQMAKFGLLSNRCSQELASPARGLLNNLNLEIGEPVTVTVDETGEHRTVVLIEKRQSGIYFDQLDRIYGIVDHHHEAKAFIYLNPQKQFTLAYTDFPVIQTMKPGMSIEMICARHGDHINPYQVFAVPFRQTGNISLVVGVLRLHQNGFGFVGDAFVSPELASQFKDGQEVHLIVAKKLDRKKNQLGWKAIAIKS; translated from the coding sequence ATGCAACCAGATCAAGAAGTTACAGTATTAAGAAGAGAAGGACGATTAGAAGAAGCTTATTCGAGAGGATATGAACTGCTACAAGAATACCCAGAAGATACAAGACTCCGTAATAGTATTGGCTGGGTTCTTTACGAAAAAATCAAAAATATAGTTAATTTAGCGAATCAATCTCAAGCAGCAGTAAGTGAAAGGCAAACTAAGGATATAAGACAAATCCTCGGAGAGTATTATAGGTTTAACCTATCTCGACCTGATCTTCTTTTTAGTCGTTTATTAGATCAAACTCTTAGATTTCCGAAAGATTTGGAATTTCTTCCAAAGTTTATGAAATGGGCTGGAATGGATAGTTTCAGACCAGAAGATTTCCGTACAGGTAGGCAAAATGACAGGGTGTTTGAACCATTGGTGGAGAAAGCAGCAAGAAAAATTGCCAAAATTGTTCAGAATTTAACAGAGGATTCTGATTTGCAAGAGTTTGCTATTTTACTAATAGATAAAGCACTTTTAGAGGCAGAAGTTCAAAAGCCTGAGTGGTTACACTACAACAAAGCTTTGTTACTAAAACAGTTAGGTCGATTAGAAGAAGCTAAAGCTCTTTTGCTATCATTTATTCAAGTAAAACGCAATGAATTTTGGGCATGGCGTGCGTTGGGTAAAGTTGTAGAAAGTTCCGATACCTCACTAGCGTTAGCTCTTTATGCAAAAGCTTGCTTAACCTGTAATGATTTGAATTTTGGTGTTGGTGTTTTTGAGGATCTCAGCCGGCTTGCTGCTCATCAAGGTGAAATATCCTTGGCAAAATGGGCTGCTGATCAAGCTTTTACTGCTCGCAATCAGAACCAATGGAAAATTCCTCAGTCGCTGCGTGAGTTATTAGAGGCTGATTGGTACTTACAGACAAAAGATATTATCTCTGCAAAAGAATTTTTGGTAAACTTAGCTGCTGATGCAGAGAAAGTAATTTGGGTAAATTGTCCACGCTATAGTGCTAACTTCCTTGGTATATTTACAACCCAAAGTGGTAAGCAAATGGCCAAATTTGGGTTGTTATCTAACAGATGTTCTCAAGAATTAGCCAGTCCAGCACGAGGTTTGCTCAATAACTTAAATCTTGAAATTGGTGAGCCAGTCACAGTAACCGTTGATGAAACTGGTGAACATCGAACTGTAGTTTTGATTGAAAAACGTCAGTCAGGTATTTATTTTGATCAGCTAGACCGTATATATGGAATTGTTGATCACCATCACGAAGCAAAAGCTTTTATTTACTTAAATCCACAAAAGCAATTTACACTCGCATACACTGATTTTCCGGTTATACAAACTATGAAACCTGGAATGTCTATAGAAATGATATGTGCAAGACACGGCGATCACATCAATCCGTACCAAGTGTTTGCAGTTCCTTTTCGCCAAACAGGCAATATTTCTCTTGTGGTTGGTGTTCTGCGGTTACATCAAAATGGATTTGGTTTCGTTGGAGATGCTTTTGTTTCACCTGAGTTAGCTAGTCAGTTTAAGGATGGGCAAGAGGTACATCTGATTGTGGCGAAAAAATTAGATAGGAAGAAAAACCAATTGGGGTGGAAAGCGATCGCCATAAAATCATAA
- a CDS encoding type II toxin-antitoxin system HicB family antitoxin yields the protein MQSPISTHLTIEVEQEDDGRWIAEIIEIPGVMVYAATQQQAISNVQALALRVIADKLEHGEISLGLTSLTFIAA from the coding sequence GTGCAAAGTCCGATATCTACTCACTTAACTATTGAAGTTGAACAAGAAGATGACGGTCGTTGGATTGCAGAGATTATAGAAATACCAGGCGTAATGGTTTATGCTGCGACTCAACAACAAGCCATCTCTAATGTGCAGGCTTTAGCTCTGCGAGTGATTGCTGACAAACTCGAACATGGCGAAATTAGCTTAGGTTTAACCAGTCTCACCTTTATTGCAGCATAA
- a CDS encoding type II toxin-antitoxin system HicA family toxin — translation MSQWSSTKARQVLAALEKIGWIVKRQTGSHKILEREGWDDYVFAFRDSDEIGSKMLARIAKKTGLKPEDL, via the coding sequence ATGAGCCAATGGTCATCAACAAAAGCCAGACAAGTGTTAGCTGCACTAGAAAAAATTGGATGGATCGTTAAAAGACAAACAGGTTCGCATAAAATCTTAGAAAGAGAAGGTTGGGATGACTATGTATTTGCGTTTCGGGATAGTGATGAAATTGGCTCGAAAATGCTCGCTCGCATCGCTAAAAAAACAGGATTAAAACCAGAGGATTTATAA
- a CDS encoding 4Fe-4S binding protein: protein MAYTITGQCISCKLCLSVCPTDAIKVGEDGKRWIDPELCTNCVGSIHTVPQCKAGCPTCDGCVKVPSDYWESWFAKYNRVIAKLTKKQDYWERWFNCYSQKYSEQLQKHQGEILGV, encoded by the coding sequence ATGGCTTACACAATTACTGGCCAATGTATTTCCTGCAAGCTTTGTCTGTCTGTATGTCCCACTGATGCAATCAAAGTTGGTGAAGACGGTAAGCGGTGGATTGACCCCGAATTATGCACAAATTGTGTTGGCAGCATCCACACCGTCCCACAATGTAAAGCTGGTTGTCCCACCTGTGATGGTTGCGTTAAAGTGCCTAGCGATTATTGGGAAAGTTGGTTTGCTAAATATAACCGAGTTATAGCGAAATTGACAAAAAAACAAGACTATTGGGAACGTTGGTTTAATTGTTATTCTCAGAAATATTCCGAACAATTACAAAAGCATCAGGGTGAAATCTTAGGGGTATAA
- a CDS encoding nuclease-related domain-containing protein — translation MVIRTYRTQPFETTHENRIFDALLKELEQNWADSEELLILLGNFYCNGSEIDATILKRKSITVIDFKDYGGNIHFSENGKWFADNVQIKGGNKENPYLQIRHNKFALLDFLKGRLNLPSGKQPNFGHISGLALFHKPIIFDELQLPGTISPWFHIVDIDHVTERMAQITSREIDLTHHDLEAIVSFFSIPEYIPIGRGSKAVTPQFEDDNIPDIELPEYLQSPLSQITKFLESPEKILILSGMIGTGLEAFFKLIANQALKQGRNYSVLAPNRRIAYRYPVSEAESIYTCIYSGNPKIKQDKIIYDLITNQNNDRHLYIIGDSHLVSDANFEANLRCYGSGQLLTDLFNFVDIEKSNRQIIFIGDPFQIPRGKIDESALCSERITAITGCPVKTVYLEYIVPENQNSLLIKNALELASSIRDKKFNYLHIMTDNLQCLASPKEKEDKYKLVTSLFEQESNSTKFLAYSHAKVNEINNWIRHKIFQRDHNIACGDIVNIHNSFFVKNHDIPDSSIYVPNDSFAEVIKVKEDIQPLIQTLKGRDQPIKVNFIHLRVRLIHNNQEVEFLCLKDYLYAEKPEIDKDTLLALYISAKTRFRQLQNRQTTNIEESDYEESVALANFLRGDPYLNAAQLRFGYALTVNRAQGQKFRTVIANMDTNQGKTNETYFRWVYTLFSIANDQLILSNIPSITPFDRAIWDASNSKLDSIRPCNIIAFDPNSEIGVAKIAEFDIPEIALRNFYLYIKNKLNAQAIKIKSYKHHNYQEVYSFENQDSTASCSIRFYYNGKYQISRVETINSHPSYFADQVCNIISSEIVFETQIQKEIYKTIHNKLERHQISIQAIEHNNYEEIYYVFSTNYGMKLKISYDGDGFITRLSPLGFSNSEFIEAVHIALEI, via the coding sequence ATGGTTATCCGTACTTATCGCACACAACCTTTCGAGACAACGCATGAAAACCGTATCTTTGATGCGTTGCTGAAAGAATTAGAACAAAACTGGGCTGATTCAGAAGAACTGTTAATCCTACTGGGAAACTTTTACTGTAATGGTTCTGAAATAGATGCGACTATTTTGAAAAGGAAAAGTATTACCGTCATCGACTTTAAAGACTACGGAGGAAATATCCATTTTTCTGAAAATGGAAAATGGTTTGCAGATAATGTGCAGATTAAAGGAGGGAATAAGGAAAATCCCTATTTGCAGATTAGACACAATAAGTTTGCATTGCTTGATTTTCTGAAAGGAAGACTTAATTTACCATCCGGTAAACAACCAAATTTTGGACATATATCTGGGTTAGCACTATTTCATAAACCTATCATTTTTGATGAATTACAGTTACCAGGTACAATTTCCCCCTGGTTTCATATAGTTGATATTGATCATGTAACGGAACGAATGGCACAAATCACCAGTCGTGAAATTGATCTGACTCATCACGATTTAGAAGCGATAGTTTCATTTTTTAGCATTCCTGAATATATCCCAATAGGAAGAGGTTCTAAAGCTGTTACCCCTCAGTTTGAAGACGATAATATTCCAGACATTGAATTACCAGAATATCTCCAATCTCCTCTGTCACAAATTACCAAATTTTTGGAATCCCCAGAAAAAATTTTAATTTTGAGTGGAATGATTGGAACTGGATTAGAAGCATTTTTCAAACTTATTGCTAATCAAGCCTTAAAGCAAGGGAGGAATTATTCAGTTTTAGCACCCAACCGTCGTATAGCTTATCGGTATCCTGTTTCAGAAGCAGAGAGCATTTATACTTGTATTTATTCAGGAAATCCCAAAATCAAACAAGATAAAATTATTTATGACTTAATTACAAATCAAAATAATGACAGACATTTGTATATTATTGGGGATAGTCATTTAGTTTCTGACGCAAATTTTGAAGCTAATCTTAGGTGTTATGGTAGTGGTCAACTTCTTACTGATTTATTTAATTTTGTTGATATCGAAAAGTCAAATAGACAAATTATTTTTATTGGCGATCCATTTCAAATTCCACGGGGTAAAATTGATGAATCAGCTTTATGTTCTGAACGTATAACCGCTATTACTGGTTGTCCAGTTAAAACAGTTTATCTTGAGTATATTGTTCCTGAAAATCAGAATAGTTTGCTTATTAAAAATGCTTTAGAATTGGCAAGTAGCATAAGAGATAAAAAATTTAATTATCTTCATATAATGACAGATAATTTACAGTGTCTAGCATCACCAAAAGAAAAAGAGGATAAGTATAAATTAGTAACGTCTTTGTTTGAGCAAGAATCAAACTCCACCAAATTTTTAGCTTACTCTCATGCAAAAGTAAACGAAATTAATAATTGGATTCGGCACAAAATTTTTCAAAGAGATCATAATATAGCCTGTGGAGACATCGTAAATATCCATAATAGTTTTTTTGTGAAAAATCATGATATTCCCGATAGTTCAATTTATGTCCCAAATGATTCTTTCGCAGAAGTTATAAAAGTTAAGGAAGATATTCAGCCATTAATACAAACCCTCAAAGGCAGAGATCAGCCAATTAAAGTTAACTTTATTCATCTTCGAGTACGCTTAATTCACAATAATCAAGAGGTAGAGTTTTTGTGCTTGAAAGACTATTTATATGCTGAAAAACCTGAGATAGATAAAGATACTCTTTTAGCACTTTATATCTCTGCAAAGACAAGGTTTAGGCAGTTGCAGAATAGACAAACAACAAACATAGAAGAATCAGACTATGAAGAGTCAGTTGCTTTAGCTAATTTTTTGCGAGGTGATCCTTACCTGAACGCAGCACAATTGAGGTTTGGATATGCGCTAACAGTTAATCGAGCGCAAGGGCAGAAATTTAGGACTGTAATTGCCAATATGGATACTAATCAAGGGAAGACAAATGAGACTTATTTTCGTTGGGTTTATACTTTGTTTTCTATAGCCAATGATCAGCTAATTTTATCAAATATTCCCTCAATAACACCTTTTGATAGAGCAATATGGGATGCTAGTAATAGCAAGCTTGATTCTATTCGACCTTGTAATATCATAGCATTTGATCCTAATTCTGAAATAGGTGTTGCCAAAATTGCAGAGTTTGATATTCCAGAAATAGCCTTGAGAAACTTTTATCTGTATATCAAAAATAAATTAAATGCTCAAGCTATCAAAATTAAATCTTACAAACATCATAATTACCAAGAAGTTTATAGTTTTGAGAACCAAGATAGCACCGCATCTTGCTCAATACGCTTTTACTATAACGGAAAATATCAAATTAGTAGAGTTGAAACAATAAATTCTCATCCTTCCTATTTTGCTGATCAAGTATGTAACATTATCTCATCTGAAATTGTATTTGAAACTCAAATACAAAAAGAAATTTACAAAACAATACATAATAAATTAGAAAGACATCAAATTTCAATCCAGGCAATTGAGCATAATAATTATGAAGAAATTTATTATGTATTTTCAACAAATTATGGCATGAAATTAAAAATCTCATATGATGGAGACGGGTTTATAACAAGGTTGTCTCCACTGGGATTTTCAAATTCTGAATTTATAGAAGCAGTTCATATAGCCTTGGAGATTTAA
- the nifB gene encoding nitrogenase cofactor biosynthesis protein NifB, with translation MTPPVTGSSVTESTPTQAKSGGCGCNSNSSATVEMDEKLKERIAKHPCYSEEAHHHYARMHVAVAPACNIQCNYCNRKYDCANESRPGVVSELLTPEEAAHKVLVIAGKIPQMTVLGIAGPGDPLANPEKTFRTFELIADKAPDIKLCLSTNGLMLSEHIDRIKQLNIDHVTITFNTIDPEIGAQIYSWVHYKRKRYRGIEGAKLLLEKQLEGLQALKEADILCKVNSVMIPGINDQHLVEVNKVIRENGAFLHNIMPLISAPEHGTYFGLTGQRGPTQKELKSVQDQCAGNMKMMRHCRQCRADAVGLLGEDRSQEFTKDKFLEMPAEYDFDKRQEVHAGIEKFREELKTAKEKVLANKQQAANSPKILVAVATKGGGLVNQHFGHAKEFQVYEVDGTEVRFISHRKVDHYCQGGYGEAATFDNIVKTIADCKAVLVAKIGESPKEKLLQAGIQTVEAYDVIEKVALEFHEQYVKEGNKD, from the coding sequence ATGACACCACCAGTTACAGGCTCTTCCGTTACTGAATCGACACCTACCCAAGCAAAATCAGGTGGTTGCGGATGCAACAGCAACAGCAGCGCCACCGTGGAAATGGATGAAAAGCTCAAAGAACGTATTGCTAAACATCCTTGCTATAGCGAAGAAGCTCATCATCATTACGCCAGGATGCACGTTGCAGTAGCTCCCGCCTGTAACATTCAGTGCAACTACTGTAATCGTAAATATGACTGCGCTAACGAAAGTCGTCCTGGAGTAGTCAGCGAACTACTCACACCCGAAGAAGCCGCCCACAAAGTTCTAGTTATCGCCGGCAAAATTCCTCAAATGACCGTTTTAGGAATTGCTGGCCCTGGCGATCCTTTAGCGAATCCAGAAAAGACTTTTCGCACCTTTGAGTTGATTGCAGACAAAGCCCCAGATATTAAGCTGTGTCTCTCAACCAATGGTTTGATGCTTTCAGAACATATTGATCGTATTAAACAACTGAATATAGATCACGTTACAATTACTTTCAACACTATTGACCCTGAAATCGGCGCGCAGATTTATTCCTGGGTTCACTACAAACGCAAACGTTACAGAGGCATAGAAGGCGCGAAACTTCTCCTAGAAAAGCAACTAGAAGGCTTACAAGCTCTCAAAGAAGCTGATATCTTGTGCAAAGTTAACTCCGTGATGATTCCCGGCATTAACGACCAACACCTAGTGGAAGTCAACAAAGTCATTCGGGAAAACGGTGCATTTCTGCACAATATCATGCCCCTAATTTCTGCACCAGAACATGGTACATACTTCGGCTTAACCGGTCAACGCGGCCCCACACAAAAAGAACTTAAGTCAGTTCAAGACCAATGTGCTGGCAACATGAAAATGATGCGCCATTGCCGCCAGTGCCGTGCCGATGCTGTAGGCTTATTAGGAGAAGACCGCAGCCAAGAATTTACCAAAGATAAATTCCTGGAAATGCCCGCAGAATACGACTTCGACAAACGCCAAGAAGTCCACGCAGGTATTGAGAAATTTAGAGAAGAACTCAAAACCGCCAAAGAAAAAGTATTAGCTAACAAACAACAAGCTGCTAATAGTCCCAAAATTCTAGTTGCAGTCGCCACCAAAGGCGGCGGCTTAGTTAACCAACACTTCGGTCACGCCAAAGAATTCCAAGTTTACGAAGTGGATGGGACTGAAGTTCGGTTCATCAGTCACCGTAAGGTAGACCATTATTGTCAAGGTGGATACGGCGAAGCTGCCACATTTGACAATATTGTGAAAACAATCGCAGATTGCAAAGCAGTTTTAGTTGCCAAAATTGGCGAATCCCCCAAAGAAAAACTGCTCCAAGCTGGCATACAGACTGTAGAAGCTTACGACGTGATTGAGAAAGTTGCTTTAGAGTTTCACGAACAATACGTCAAGGAAGGAAATAAGGACTAG
- the nifU gene encoding Fe-S cluster assembly protein NifU — translation MWDYTDKVLELFYDPKNQGVIEENGEPGVKVATGEVGSIACGDALRLHIKVEVATDKILDSRFQTFGCTSAIASSSALTEMIKGLTLDEALKVTNKDIANYLGGLPEAKMHCSVMGQEALEAAIYNYRGIPLAAHDDDDEGALVCTCFGVSENKVRRVVIENNLTSAEQVTNYIKAGGGCGSCLAKIDDIIKDVKEKNAVTNLNTNSVTPAKEIPISGQKRPLTSVQKIALIQKVLDEEVRPVLIADGGDVELYDLDGDIVKVVLQGACGSCASSTATLKIAVESRLRDRVSPTLVVEAV, via the coding sequence ATGTGGGACTACACAGATAAAGTATTAGAACTGTTTTACGATCCCAAGAATCAGGGAGTCATCGAAGAAAACGGCGAACCTGGCGTGAAGGTTGCCACCGGTGAAGTAGGGAGTATTGCTTGCGGTGATGCGCTGAGATTGCACATCAAGGTTGAAGTCGCAACTGATAAGATTCTGGACTCTCGCTTCCAAACTTTTGGCTGCACCAGTGCGATCGCTTCTTCAAGTGCCTTAACCGAAATGATTAAGGGTCTGACCTTAGATGAAGCTCTGAAAGTAACAAATAAAGACATTGCTAATTACCTCGGTGGCTTGCCAGAAGCTAAAATGCACTGCTCTGTGATGGGGCAAGAAGCTCTAGAAGCTGCTATCTATAACTATCGTGGCATTCCTCTGGCTGCCCACGATGACGATGATGAAGGGGCTTTAGTTTGCACTTGCTTTGGTGTTAGTGAAAACAAAGTTCGTCGCGTCGTGATCGAAAATAACCTTACCAGTGCGGAACAAGTAACAAATTACATCAAAGCTGGTGGCGGATGCGGTTCCTGTCTCGCTAAAATTGATGATATCATTAAAGATGTAAAGGAAAAGAACGCCGTAACGAATCTCAACACAAATAGCGTAACTCCAGCGAAAGAAATACCTATTTCTGGGCAAAAACGACCCTTAACCAGCGTCCAAAAAATTGCCCTCATCCAAAAAGTATTAGATGAAGAAGTTAGACCCGTCTTGATAGCCGATGGTGGAGATGTAGAACTCTACGACTTAGACGGTGATATTGTCAAAGTAGTGCTGCAAGGCGCGTGTGGTTCTTGTGCCAGCTCTACAGCCACATTAAAGATAGCAGTTGAATCAAGATTACGCGATCGCGTCAGCCCCACTCTAGTAGTAGAAGCAGTCTAG